Proteins found in one Cyanobacteriota bacterium genomic segment:
- a CDS encoding DUF3153 domain-containing protein encodes MAALSIWYRQLCSTFGRSLAQMRLLGISVFAVLMLTGCVKYEVGLNFSTTHYGTIVQHIKLGQRFTVFSGQSAEQWLTTLEQRARSLGGSASRLSSQEVILTMPFYNGADLMQRFNQFFNPSSESGNQQLVELPSLSPTLTLQQTNALFAVRNHLIYDVDLQPLGVVGADGNQLINTSSLIELQLGLSTPWGATVLEPVTQVERVELLPDGHSLVWILKPGQVNHLEAIFWLPNPLGIGIAVIVIAVLGGALLRYRILSPPVLPPMVPFT; translated from the coding sequence GTGGCTGCACTTAGCATCTGGTATCGTCAACTATGCAGCACATTTGGGCGAAGCCTTGCGCAGATGCGGCTCTTGGGGATTAGTGTGTTCGCTGTACTCATGTTGACTGGCTGTGTTAAATATGAGGTGGGGCTGAACTTTAGCACAACTCATTACGGCACGATCGTACAGCACATCAAGCTAGGGCAACGATTCACCGTTTTTAGCGGTCAGTCTGCTGAGCAGTGGCTAACCACGCTGGAACAACGAGCACGCTCCTTAGGAGGTAGCGCTAGTCGCCTGTCTAGCCAAGAAGTGATTTTAACGATGCCCTTCTACAATGGCGCTGACTTGATGCAACGCTTCAATCAGTTTTTTAATCCGTCCTCGGAATCGGGTAATCAGCAATTAGTGGAGTTGCCATCGCTGAGTCCGACTCTAACCTTACAGCAAACCAATGCCCTGTTTGCCGTGCGCAATCACCTTATCTATGATGTGGATTTGCAACCACTAGGTGTGGTTGGTGCTGATGGTAACCAATTGATCAACACTAGCTCGCTGATAGAGTTGCAGTTAGGTCTGAGCACACCTTGGGGAGCTACAGTTTTGGAGCCTGTAACTCAGGTAGAGCGAGTTGAGTTATTACCAGACGGTCACTCCCTTGTTTGGATCCTAAAGCCAGGCCAAGTAAATCACCTAGAAGCTATTTTCTGGCTACCGAATCCATTGGGCATTGGGATTGCTGTCATTGTCATAGCAGTATTAGGTGGTGCTCTTCTCCGCTACCGCATCCTGTCACCACCCGTGTTGCCGCCTATGGTACCCTTTACCTAA
- the plsY gene encoding glycerol-3-phosphate 1-O-acyltransferase PlsY: MTSSFLLWLVINLLLVGFAYLLGSIPPGYWAGKWLKGIDIREHGSGSTGATNVLRTVGKLPALVVFVVDIGKAVAAIVLARLLYPTVVQALLPSGVDRLMATVTTEQWLPWLSVLTGMAALLGHSKSIWLNFTGGKSVASGLGVLLTLDWRVGLLTLAVFGVVLAASRIVSLGSIVAAIACCILMPLLNPTVAYWLFAVIGSSYVIYRHSSNIQRLLAGTEPRLGEKSVQTPQS; the protein is encoded by the coding sequence ATGACCTCTTCATTCCTGCTTTGGTTAGTGATTAATCTTTTGCTGGTTGGGTTTGCCTATCTTCTCGGTTCAATACCACCAGGGTATTGGGCAGGCAAATGGCTGAAGGGCATCGATATTCGAGAGCATGGTTCTGGGTCAACTGGGGCGACGAATGTGTTGCGTACAGTGGGGAAACTACCTGCTTTAGTGGTGTTCGTAGTGGACATTGGCAAGGCCGTAGCAGCGATCGTCTTAGCTCGGCTGCTATACCCCACGGTAGTGCAAGCCCTGTTGCCTTCAGGAGTTGATCGCTTAATGGCTACAGTTACTACTGAGCAATGGTTGCCCTGGTTGTCTGTGCTGACTGGGATGGCAGCACTGCTAGGTCACAGCAAGTCGATTTGGCTAAATTTCACAGGGGGTAAGTCTGTAGCGTCGGGGTTGGGTGTGCTGCTAACGCTAGACTGGCGAGTAGGATTATTGACGCTGGCAGTGTTTGGTGTGGTTTTAGCTGCTAGCCGGATTGTGTCCTTGGGGTCGATTGTCGCTGCGATCGCCTGCTGTATCCTTATGCCCCTCCTTAACCCTACAGTTGCCTATTGGCTGTTTGCAGTCATAGGCAGCAGCTATGTGATTTATCGCCACAGCAGCAACATTCAGCGCCTACTAGCAGGTACTGAACCACGCCTAGGAGAAAAGTCAGTTCAAACACCTCAAAGCTAG
- a CDS encoding CAP domain-containing protein — MARQHSQDMATKRVPFGHTGLQQRLYSVDQIIPTRRVAENAAYIFSHSHTADRAFRGWLRSHAHRQAIEASYYRYTGIGVAQDRNGGFYFTQLYVLPR; from the coding sequence ATCGCCCGTCAACACAGCCAAGACATGGCCACCAAGCGTGTCCCCTTTGGACATACCGGCTTGCAACAACGACTCTACAGCGTTGATCAAATCATACCGACTCGACGAGTAGCAGAAAATGCTGCTTACATCTTCTCCCACAGCCACACAGCCGATCGTGCCTTTCGGGGTTGGCTGCGCAGTCATGCCCATCGTCAGGCCATCGAAGCAAGCTACTATCGCTACACAGGCATCGGTGTTGCTCAGGATCGAAACGGTGGATTTTACTTCACACAGCTCTATGTTCTGCCACGCTGA
- the proS gene encoding proline--tRNA ligase, whose amino-acid sequence MRLSQQLFVTLREDPAEAEIPSHKLLLRAGYIRRIGSGIYAYLPLMWRVLQKVSQIVREEMNAIGAMECLLPQLQPAELWRESGRWDTYTKAEGIMFSLIDRQDREMGLGPTHEEVITAVARDMIRSYRQLPVTLYQIQTKFRDEIRPRFGLMRGREFIMKDAYSFHADEESLKQTYQAMDAAYSNILRRCGLKFRAVEADSGAIGGSGSQEFMVLAEAGEDEILYTDDGQYAANVEKAVSLPPEALPSPFSTYEQRATPDTDTIAKLCDFLNCSPTCVVKNVLYQVLYDNGMTVLVLVSIRGDQDVNEVKLQNELVKRASDYGAKTVLKLMVPDAAQQATWAAKPLPLGYLAPNLGDDYIHQQRQKPEQGYIHPQFLRLADQTIVPLTNFVTGANETGYHVVGANWGHEFELPKLVVDVRTATAGDRAVHDPAQLLQTARGIEIGHIFQLGTKYSAAMAATFTNEQGEEKPLVMGCYGVGVSRLAQAAVEQSHDQDGIIWNPAIAPYHVIIVIPDLNKPDQVTAAETLYSELTSAGIEVLLDDRNERAGVKFKDADLIGIPYRVVTGKALAQGKVEVVSRATRASQELSLAEVVPTLQMWLADAKLSKPLEHR is encoded by the coding sequence ATGCGTCTATCCCAACAGCTATTTGTTACTCTGCGTGAAGATCCTGCCGAAGCCGAAATTCCCAGTCACAAGCTCCTACTGCGGGCAGGCTACATCCGTCGCATTGGCAGTGGTATTTATGCATACTTGCCTTTAATGTGGCGAGTGTTACAGAAGGTGTCACAAATTGTGCGGGAGGAGATGAACGCCATTGGTGCAATGGAATGCCTATTGCCGCAACTTCAACCGGCTGAGCTATGGCGAGAGTCAGGACGATGGGACACTTACACCAAGGCTGAGGGGATTATGTTTTCCCTAATTGATCGCCAAGACCGAGAGATGGGGCTAGGCCCTACCCACGAGGAAGTGATTACCGCTGTGGCTAGAGATATGATCCGCTCCTATCGCCAGCTTCCCGTCACGCTGTACCAAATTCAAACCAAGTTTCGGGATGAAATCCGTCCTCGGTTTGGGCTGATGCGAGGCCGTGAGTTTATTATGAAGGATGCTTACTCCTTCCATGCCGATGAGGAGAGTTTGAAGCAGACCTATCAAGCGATGGATGCTGCCTACAGCAACATTCTGCGGCGGTGTGGTCTGAAGTTCCGGGCAGTAGAGGCTGATTCCGGTGCGATCGGCGGTTCTGGATCCCAAGAGTTTATGGTGTTAGCAGAGGCAGGGGAAGACGAAATTCTCTACACCGATGATGGTCAGTACGCTGCTAATGTGGAAAAAGCAGTGTCTTTGCCTCCTGAAGCTCTGCCCTCACCCTTCAGCACCTATGAGCAACGAGCCACACCCGATACGGATACGATCGCCAAGCTCTGTGATTTTCTCAACTGTTCCCCTACCTGTGTAGTTAAGAACGTCCTCTATCAGGTCTTGTATGACAATGGCATGACTGTGCTGGTGCTGGTTAGCATCCGGGGTGATCAGGATGTGAATGAAGTCAAGCTCCAAAACGAACTGGTAAAACGAGCTAGTGACTATGGCGCGAAAACTGTGCTGAAACTGATGGTTCCTGATGCTGCTCAACAAGCCACTTGGGCAGCTAAGCCACTACCCCTTGGCTACCTTGCTCCTAACCTTGGCGACGACTATATCCATCAACAGCGCCAAAAACCAGAGCAGGGCTATATTCATCCCCAATTTCTGCGCCTTGCAGACCAGACCATTGTTCCCCTAACTAACTTTGTAACTGGAGCTAACGAGACTGGCTATCACGTGGTTGGAGCTAACTGGGGTCATGAATTTGAGTTGCCCAAGTTGGTTGTAGATGTGCGCACGGCGACTGCGGGCGATCGAGCCGTTCATGATCCAGCTCAGTTGCTGCAAACCGCACGGGGAATTGAAATTGGACATATTTTTCAACTGGGAACCAAATATTCTGCGGCTATGGCGGCTACCTTTACCAATGAACAAGGTGAAGAAAAGCCCCTTGTGATGGGCTGTTATGGTGTGGGAGTCTCTCGTCTAGCCCAGGCAGCCGTGGAGCAGTCCCACGATCAAGACGGCATTATCTGGAATCCCGCGATCGCTCCCTATCACGTCATCATCGTCATCCCTGACCTAAACAAACCCGATCAAGTTACTGCGGCTGAAACCCTCTACAGTGAGCTAACATCGGCAGGGATTGAGGTGTTACTCGACGATCGTAATGAACGCGCTGGGGTGAAGTTCAAAGATGCCGACCTGATTGGTATCCCCTACCGTGTGGTCACTGGCAAAGCCCTCGCTCAAGGCAAAGTCGAGGTAGTTAGCCGTGCTACTCGCGCTTCCCAAGAACTTTCCCTGGCTGAGGTAGTGCCTACTCTACAGATGTGGCTTGCTGATGCCAAGCTATCCAAACCCTTAGAGCACCGCTAG
- a CDS encoding DUF192 domain-containing protein: MMHYRLPLLTLASTRLPWLHRSMIHLVMAGSLLTISLASLGCTPTASDTLPFANSPMSVAASPASRPMGQSLPISATAIIAGKPIKLEVARTVQEQSTGLMYRPSLPDDRGMLFPFDPPMTVSFWMKNVQIPLDMVFMRQGKVLFIAANVPPCQSDPCPVYGPGVPIDNVIELRGGRAKELGIQIGDFITIQHHQN, encoded by the coding sequence ATGATGCATTATCGTTTGCCCCTGCTGACCCTAGCATCCACTCGGTTACCCTGGCTGCACCGCAGCATGATTCACTTGGTCATGGCAGGATCATTGCTGACCATTAGTCTAGCTAGCCTTGGATGTACGCCGACTGCTTCTGATACCCTGCCCTTTGCTAATTCTCCAATGTCTGTCGCAGCGTCTCCTGCTAGCAGGCCAATGGGTCAGTCGTTACCTATCTCAGCCACGGCAATTATTGCTGGCAAACCCATCAAACTAGAGGTGGCTCGCACTGTACAAGAACAGTCAACAGGGCTGATGTACCGCCCCAGCCTGCCCGACGATCGGGGGATGCTATTTCCCTTTGACCCACCCATGACCGTCAGCTTTTGGATGAAAAATGTGCAAATTCCTCTGGATATGGTGTTTATGCGCCAGGGCAAGGTGCTGTTTATTGCTGCCAATGTGCCACCCTGCCAATCAGACCCCTGCCCAGTTTACGGCCCAGGGGTGCCGATCGATAACGTCATCGAACTGCGAGGCGGCAGAGCCAAAGAACTAGGAATCCAAATTGGGGATTTCATCACTATCCAGCACCATCAGAATTAA
- a CDS encoding GIY-YIG nuclease family protein yields the protein MTSSDQSLHALAFLPYINDHGMLPEQFQGQVGVYAIFDKAKTLQCIGYSRDVYASLQQHLVRQPDRCYWLKVHTIDRPQRAILEAIRDCWIAEYGAVPPGNGPEQALWHDPIDAKPTMSADEKLAYESAPDDMTRSKLLKTVARRLEAQILDALQARGVKMPIRFNPKLKDNGLLDLK from the coding sequence GTGACTTCAAGTGACCAGTCCTTACATGCACTAGCATTTTTACCCTATATCAATGACCACGGTATGCTGCCTGAGCAGTTTCAGGGTCAAGTGGGGGTCTATGCTATCTTTGACAAGGCCAAAACATTGCAGTGCATTGGCTATTCTAGAGATGTGTATGCCAGTTTGCAACAGCATTTGGTGCGTCAACCTGATCGCTGCTATTGGCTAAAGGTTCACACGATCGATCGCCCGCAGCGGGCTATTCTGGAGGCGATTCGTGATTGTTGGATTGCGGAGTATGGTGCTGTGCCACCCGGTAACGGCCCTGAACAGGCACTCTGGCATGATCCGATTGACGCTAAGCCCACCATGTCAGCAGATGAGAAACTTGCCTATGAGAGTGCACCAGATGACATGACTCGCAGTAAACTGCTAAAGACGGTGGCTCGACGATTGGAGGCACAGATCCTCGATGCCTTGCAAGCGCGAGGGGTAAAGATGCCCATCCGCTTTAACCCCAAACTGAAGGATAACGGCCTATTGGACTTGAAATGA
- the lnt gene encoding apolipoprotein N-acyltransferase has product MSTMLPSGILMGLATAPVGAWWLAWVALVPLWAIVLQLKRHGRLWWHASLAGLLWGIGYHGLALFWITGIHPMTWLGVPWLASLAIALVCWVIITLWGALLVTLWAVVMSRLQSSHPASWVLILLGTALWCGLEWAWSSGVLWWTSLSYTQSPHNLVILQLGQLSGPATITAAIVAVNGLLAAAWTEFCSLSTVSKGNPDYASSAYRNGAAGYRYRPPQSFFIAAVVLCCSAHLIGFWLYSRPLADTPSMAVRAGIIQGNIPNTIKLFSEGWRRAIAGYTDGYTQLAAQGVDLVLTPETALPFLWTQPQDALPTLYQAIRTQGVTALVGGFGERGDRLTNSLFTITGDGTILSRYDKVKLVPLGEYIPFEALLSRLVSRLSPLDSQLAAGEPTQQFETGLGRAIVSICYESAFANYLRQQATAGGELFLSAANNAHYSPAMPAQHHAQDVQRAIELDRWAIRAANTGYSGIVDPHGNTRWISHLNTYALHAATVYRRQTRTLYVRWGDWLTPVLLVLAAGVGGIQVIRTSPDSV; this is encoded by the coding sequence ATGAGCACTATGCTGCCTAGCGGCATATTAATGGGACTGGCGACAGCTCCTGTAGGGGCGTGGTGGTTGGCTTGGGTAGCACTGGTGCCGCTGTGGGCGATCGTCCTGCAACTAAAACGTCATGGGCGATTGTGGTGGCACGCTAGCCTTGCTGGGCTGCTCTGGGGCATTGGATACCACGGTCTGGCGCTGTTTTGGATTACGGGTATCCACCCCATGACATGGTTGGGCGTACCCTGGCTAGCCAGTTTGGCGATCGCTCTGGTTTGCTGGGTAATAATCACCCTCTGGGGTGCCCTGCTAGTGACACTTTGGGCTGTGGTTATGTCTCGGCTCCAGAGCAGCCATCCTGCCAGTTGGGTATTAATCCTGTTAGGAACAGCCCTCTGGTGTGGCCTGGAATGGGCATGGAGCAGCGGAGTGCTGTGGTGGACTTCGTTATCCTACACCCAGAGTCCCCATAATCTTGTCATTCTACAGTTAGGGCAACTCTCAGGGCCAGCGACAATAACGGCGGCGATCGTAGCAGTAAATGGCCTACTTGCAGCCGCATGGACAGAGTTCTGCTCGCTTAGTACTGTCTCCAAGGGAAACCCAGATTATGCCTCTAGTGCCTACCGTAATGGAGCAGCGGGCTACAGGTATAGACCCCCACAATCCTTTTTTATTGCTGCTGTGGTGCTGTGTTGCAGTGCTCATCTCATCGGATTTTGGCTCTACAGCCGTCCCCTAGCAGATACACCCAGCATGGCAGTCAGAGCCGGGATCATCCAAGGCAATATCCCCAACACCATCAAACTGTTTAGTGAGGGCTGGCGACGCGCAATCGCAGGCTATACCGATGGATATACCCAATTGGCTGCTCAAGGGGTTGATCTGGTCTTGACTCCAGAGACTGCCCTGCCATTTTTGTGGACACAACCCCAAGACGCTCTACCGACGCTCTACCAAGCTATTCGCACCCAGGGAGTCACAGCATTGGTGGGGGGATTCGGGGAGCGGGGCGATCGGCTTACCAACAGTCTGTTTACAATCACGGGCGACGGCACCATTCTCAGTCGCTATGACAAGGTAAAACTGGTGCCCTTAGGGGAATATATTCCTTTTGAGGCCCTGTTGAGTCGGTTGGTGAGTCGTCTATCACCCTTAGACTCTCAACTAGCGGCTGGAGAGCCAACCCAGCAATTTGAAACAGGGTTGGGACGGGCGATCGTCAGCATCTGCTATGAGTCAGCCTTTGCCAACTACCTGCGACAGCAAGCCACCGCTGGGGGTGAATTGTTTCTGAGTGCGGCGAACAATGCCCACTACAGCCCGGCAATGCCTGCCCAACACCACGCCCAAGATGTGCAGCGGGCGATCGAACTGGATCGCTGGGCTATCCGTGCTGCTAACACAGGCTACTCTGGCATTGTGGATCCCCACGGCAATACCCGATGGATCTCCCACTTGAACACCTATGCCCTCCATGCAGCCACGGTCTATCGTCGTCAGACTCGCACTCTCTATGTCCGCTGGGGAGATTGGCTGACCCCTGTCTTACTAGTGCTAGCCGCAGGTGTAGGCGGCATCCAAGTTATCCGCACATCTCCAGATAGCGTTTGA
- a CDS encoding DUF4351 domain-containing protein, which yields MISIIDFTKEPRAIREAKEEGREEGREEGREEGREEALHRERSLILRQLTKRLGVVEDGMAACIRCLSFDHLEALGEALLDFSDGEDLAAWLKENLTWITTPLAQQLGQDLAETMIVRLATLSPAVLADLSRAMPEFTSMADLEKWLAIQE from the coding sequence ATGATATCCATCATTGATTTCACCAAGGAGCCTCGTGCCATTCGAGAAGCCAAGGAAGAAGGCCGAGAAGAAGGCCGAGAAGAAGGCCGAGAAGAAGGTCGAGAAGAAGCTTTACATCGGGAGCGATCGCTCATCCTGCGTCAATTAACCAAACGGTTGGGAGTTGTGGAGGATGGCATGGCTGCTTGTATACGGTGCTTGTCTTTTGACCATCTGGAAGCCTTAGGGGAAGCCCTGTTAGACTTTAGTGATGGGGAAGACTTGGCAGCATGGCTAAAGGAAAATCTCACGTGGATTACCACACCGCTGGCTCAGCAGCTAGGGCAAGACTTAGCGGAAACAATGATTGTCCGTCTTGCTACATTGTCTCCAGCGGTTCTAGCAGACCTAAGTCGGGCTATGCCAGAGTTTACCAGCATGGCAGATCTAGAGAAGTGGCTGGCAATTCAGGAGTAG
- a CDS encoding IS5 family transposase: protein MKRPSYDTDLSDVQWHLIEPLLPQPKPGGRPRTTDLREVINAIFYLLRAGCAWRLLPHDFPKWSTVYTYFRAWEADGTWEALNRALREQLRVKAGRSPQPSAACIDSQSVKTAGAAMEKGYDGGKTVKGRKRTILVDTMGLLLCVVVHSAGRSDHAGFILLGIWLALVWGCLQLIWTDSTFGGKDFIAWVKQTFNWTLKVVKRTDQEKGFKVLPKRWVVERTFAWFGRYRRLSKDYEYLPTTSETMLYAAMVNLMVRRLA, encoded by the coding sequence ATGAAACGACCATCATACGACACCGACCTGAGCGATGTCCAGTGGCATCTGATTGAACCCCTGCTACCTCAGCCCAAACCGGGCGGGAGACCTCGCACCACCGACCTGCGAGAAGTCATCAATGCCATCTTTTACCTTTTGCGAGCAGGCTGTGCATGGCGGCTGCTCCCCCATGACTTCCCCAAGTGGTCAACCGTTTATACCTACTTTCGCGCCTGGGAAGCCGATGGTACCTGGGAAGCTCTTAATCGTGCCTTAAGAGAGCAACTACGGGTAAAAGCAGGGCGCTCACCGCAGCCTTCTGCTGCCTGTATCGATTCTCAATCCGTGAAAACAGCAGGTGCCGCTATGGAAAAGGGGTATGATGGCGGCAAGACGGTGAAGGGGCGGAAACGCACAATTTTGGTGGATACGATGGGATTGCTGTTGTGTGTCGTGGTTCATAGCGCGGGGCGCTCTGACCATGCCGGATTCATCTTGTTAGGGATATGGCTTGCCCTGGTCTGGGGGTGTTTACAGTTGATTTGGACGGATAGCACCTTTGGTGGCAAAGACTTTATAGCTTGGGTGAAGCAGACGTTTAACTGGACTCTAAAGGTGGTTAAGCGCACTGATCAGGAGAAGGGGTTCAAGGTCCTGCCCAAGCGGTGGGTGGTAGAGCGTACGTTTGCTTGGTTTGGTCGGTATCGCCGCTTGAGTAAAGATTATGAGTATTTACCCACAACAAGTGAGACAATGCTGTACGCTGCGATGGTTAATCTCATGGTGAGAAGGCTTGCCTAA